The following coding sequences lie in one Rutidosis leptorrhynchoides isolate AG116_Rl617_1_P2 chromosome 4, CSIRO_AGI_Rlap_v1, whole genome shotgun sequence genomic window:
- the LOC139841435 gene encoding uncharacterized protein has translation MATKFLTKYFPPFKQTNLKNDIINFHQNYDESLYTAWERFKTLLKKCPNHQMEKSAQICTFYNGLTVNHRIKIDAAVQGNPMNQTVEAWELPKNMTMHHHDWNSAPKENLPGNQITKATNLSTEDQLNQFIQGQHQLNQRTAPRQDQTKALMKNQFALLKSLDLQLGQLSQQLETQPQGKLPSNTIQNPYIEEAKQMDSILPKEVPAPRRRSARLKNKSVNTQQLPKPNPVRVSYPGRLKENPEKLGTFKLYRKFLDSMSIVPNQNRYIRRLLSTKDRMPDSNKILLSEECTKLLRDSLPTKLGDTGRFTFPFSIYQSGTIHALADLGANINLMPYSLFKRLELGDLLPTKVTIQLADHTIHYPKDIVENILVKVE, from the exons atggctactaaattcctaaccaaatatttccctccattCAAGCAAACCAATCTTAAAAATGACATCATTAATTTTCATCAAAATTATGATGAATCTCTGTAcaccgcatgggagcgattcaaaaccttaCTGAAGAAATGCCCGAACCACCAAATGGAGAAGTCAGCCCAAATatgcaccttctacaatggtcttacggtaaatcataggataaAGATTGATGCAGCAGTTCAAGGGAATCCGATGAATCAAACAGTAGAAGCATGGGAATTGCCCAAaaatatgacaatgcatcatcatgactggaatagtG CACCCAAAGAAAACCTTCCTGGtaaccagattacaaaagcaactaacttaAGTACTGAAGATCAGTTGaaccagttcattcaaggacagcaCCAGCTGAATCAGAGAACTGCACCTAGACAAGATCAGACAAAAGCACTCATGAAAAATCAATTCGCGCTACTAAAAAGTCTAGAtttgcagctcggacagttatcacaacaacTTGAGACCCAACCACAAGGAAAATTGCCTAGTAATACCATCCAAAACCCCTACATAGAGGAAGCTAAACAAATGGATTCTATCCTACCGAAGGAAGTACCTGCACCTCGGAGGCGGTCAGCAAGGCTAAAGAATAAGAGTGTCAACACTCAGCAGCTACCCAAGCCGAATCCAGTTCGTGTATCATATCCTGGAAGACTAAAGGAGAATCCTGAAAAGCTTGGCACCTTCAAGCTTTACAGAAAATTCTTGGACTCTATGTCCATAGTTCCTAACCAGAATAGATACATACGAagacttctctctacaaaggatcGGATGCCGGATTCCAACAAAATTCTACTGAGTGAAGAATGCACGAAATTACTCAGAGACTCTCTACCCACGAAACTAGGAGATACGGGGAGATTCACATTCCCGttttctatctaccaatctggaaccattcacgcTTTGGCTGATTTAGGAGCAAACATTAATCTTATGCCTTACTCTCTTTTTAAGAGATTAGAGCTAGGAGACTTGTTACCAACAAAAGTTACGATCCAACTTGCTGATCATACAATTCATTATCCCAAAGACATAGTTGAGAACATTTTGGTAAAAGTTGAATGa